TGCCACACCTTGCTTAACTGCCCCGTATGCCTCGCGTCCTCGAAAACAAACTCAGCACACCTGCGATGACATTCCGCCCGCCAACCCGCGGGGTGACGTCCTAAACTGTCTGTAAACGCGAAGCGGTCTGGGCTACCATCGGTGGCGTCGGAAAACTCGCCCCAGCTGGGGCACACCGAGGAGGACCCAGACCTATGTCCAGGATACCACCCAGCCAGCAGTTGGCGGAGCTGGCCCGGCAGCTGGCCGCGCAGGCCCGGGAGGGTACTGAGGTCGAGGACCTGACCCATGCCCTCGTCCGCCTGGGCGCCCGCAAGCTCATCCAGGAGCTGCTGGAGGCAGAGGTCACGGAGCTTTTGGGGCGCGGACGCTACGAGCGGCGCGAGCCTGGCCAGGAAGGCGCCCGCAACGGCTACAAGCCGCGGACGCTGCGTTGCGCCGAGGGGCGGCTCGAGATCGACGTCCCCCAGGTGCGGGGCATGGAGGGACTGTGCCAGCCCACGCTGTGGAGGGCCCTCAAGCGGCGGACGGACGTGCTGGAGCGCCTGGTGGTGGAGATGTACGCCCGGGGCCTCTCTACCCGGGACATCGAGGATGCGCTGGCGGAGCTGGCGGGCAGCGAAGCGCCGCTTTTGAGCCGGTCCACCGTGAGCCGGATCACCGAGGCGCTCCACGAGGAGTTCGAGGCCTTTGCCCAGCGGGACCTGTCAGGCCTCGACGTGGTGTACCTGTTCGCCGACGCCATCTACGAGTCGCTGCGCCGGCAGGCGGGCTGCCGTGAGGGCATCCTGGTCACCTGGGCCATCTTGAGCGACGGCAGCAAGGTGCTGGTGCACCTGAGCCTGGGCAACAAGGAGCGCTACGAGGACTGGCTGGAGCACTTCCGGGATCTGGTGCGCCGGGGGCTGAAGACGCCGCTGACGGTGACGACGGACGGGGCGCCGGGGCTGATCCAGGCGGTGGAAGCCATGTGGCCGGAGGCGGAGCGCATCCGCTGCTGGGTGCACAAGATGCGGAACGTGCTGGACAAGGTGCCGGAGGAGGCGCGGCCCGTGCTCAAGCCCTACCTGGAGGCGATCCGGGACGCACCGGATATCGAGCAGGGCCGGCGGCTGGTGGCCGAGGTGGTGGAGCGGTTCGGGCGGGAGTATCCCTCGGCCATGCGGAGCCTGCAGGAGGACCTGGAAGCGAGCCTGGCGCACCTGCGGCTACCCGCCGCCCACCGCAAGCATGTCCGGACCACCAACCTGGTGGAGCGCAGCTTCGAGGAGGAGCGGCGGCGCGCCAAGGTGATCCCGCGGTTTCGGAGCGAGCGGGAGTGCCTGAAGCTAGTCTTCGCCGTGCTGTGGCGGGCGAGTGAGCGCTGGCGGCGGGTGCAGTTCAGCGAGCACGAACGAAAGCAGCTGGAGCGCTACATCGAGGAGCGGCAACGGCAAAGAGCGGCGCAGAAAGAGGTTTCACCCGCTGCCACCGTGGCATGACCCAGACCGCTTTTACAGACAGTTCGGGACTTGACCAACCCGCGGACAACGGCCCGTCACGCCCACGCCCCTTCGGTTACTCTCACGGTGCACTCCTATAGAAATCCCGCAGGTGCCGATTTCTCCTCATCTCACCCGCCGTCGTACCCACCAGAGTGATCCGACAATAACTGCCAGCGCACCCGCTCCAAATCCGGCCCATACCGGATTCGGCATAGCATGCTCGGGTTCTGAACTAACACCGGTAGGCCCACCAACAGCACCCTTATCAGAAGACGACTGTATTCTCTGTCGAACCTCACTCACCAAGCGCTCCATATCCACGACTTGCGACGAGGGAAGATTATACATGCTTATGTCACGCATGGGCGCAAACCGGGTGACGTCCTAAACTGTCTGTAAACGCGAAGCGGTCTGGGCTACCATCGGTGGCGTCGGAAAACTCGCCCCAGCTGGGGCACACCGAGGAGGACCCAGACCTATGTCCAGGATACCACCCAGCCAGCAGTTGGCGGAGCTGGCCCGGCAGCTGGCCGCGCAGGCCCGGGAGGGTACTGAGGTCGAGGACCTGACCCATGCCCTCGTCCGCCTGGGCGCCCGCAAGCTCATCCAGGAGCTGCTGGAGGCAGAGGTCACGGAGCTTTTGGGGCGCGGACGCTACGAGCGGCGCGAGCCTGGCCAGGAAGGCGCCCGCAACGGCTACAAGCCGCGGACGCTGCGTTGCGCCGAGGGGCGGCTCGAGATCGACGTCCCCCAGGTGCGGGGCATGGAGGGACTGTGCCAGCCCACGCTGTGGAGGGCCCTCAAGCGGCGGACGGACGTGCTGGAGCGCCTGGTGGTGGAGATGTACGCCCGGGGCCTCTCTACCCGGGACATCGAGGATGCGCTGGCGGAGCTGGCGGGCAGCGAAGCGCCGCTTTTGAGCCGGTCCACCGTGAGCCGGATCACCGAGGCGCTCCACGAGGAGTTCGAGGCCTTTGCCCAGCGGGACCTGTCAGGCCTCGACGTGGTGTACCTGTTCGCCGACGCCATCTACGAGTCGCTGCGCCGGCAGGCGGGCTGCCGTGAGGGCATCCTGGTCACCTGGGCCATCTTGAGCGACGGCAGCAAGGTGCTGGTGCACCTGAGCCTGGGCAACAAGGAGCGCTACGAGGACTGGCTGGAGCACTTCCGGGATCTGGTGCGCCGGGGGCTGAAGACGCCGCTGACGGTGACGACGGACGGGGCGCCGGGGCTGATCCAGGCGGTGGAAGCCATGTGGCCGGAGGCGGAGCGCATCCGCTGCTGGGTGCACAAGATGCGGAACGTGCTGGACAAGGTGCCGGAGGAGGCGCGGCCCGTGCTCAAGCCCTACCTGGAGGCGATCCGGGACGCACCGGATATCGAGCAGGGCCGGCGGCTGGTGGCCGAGGTGGTGGAGCGGTTCGGGCGGGAGTATCCCTCGGCCATGCGGAGCCTGCAGGAGGACCTGGAAGCGAGCCTGGCGCACCTGCGGCTACCCGCCGCCCACCGCAAGCATGTCCGGACCACCAACCTGGTGGAGCGCAGCTTCGAGGAGGAGCGGCGGCGCGCCAAGGTGATCCCGCGGTTTCGGAGCGAGCGGGAGTGCCTGAAGCTAGTCTTCGCCGTGCTGTGGCGGGCGAGTGAGCGCTGGCGGCGGGTGCAGTTCAGCGAGCACGAACGAAAGCAGCTGGAGCGCTACATCGAGGAGCGGCAACGGCAAAGAGCGGCGCAGAAAGAGGTTTCACCCGCTGCCACCGTGGCATGACCCAGACCGCTTTTACAGACAGTTCGGGACTTGACCCGCAAACCGGCTGTTGCCACGGCTGTCGACCCCCACAAGACCAACTATTCTATGTCCCGTTAGTGTCCCAGGTGGTGGTGGAAATCGCCGGGCTGTAGGGCCCGAGCCTGGTGGCCCTTGACAAGAAAGGTCACCGGTGGCTCCCCTTCGGGTTGGACAAGAACCGCCATGAAGGGAGGTCCGCTCACCGGTGACCGCTGATTTCAGGATGGCACTTCTCGAGCTTCTACGCAAACACCAGGGGGAGCCGGAAGCCGATGCCCTGCGGGAAGGACTACGCTGGCTGGCCCAACAGCTCATGGAGCTCGAGGTGAGCGAACTCGTTGGCGCTCAGCGGTACGAGCGCACGGAAACGCGCAAGACCTACCGGAACGGCTATCGCTCCCGGCCCTGGGATACCCGCGTGGGCACCATCGAGCTGCGGATCCCAAAGCTCCGCCAGGGCAGCTACTTCCCAAGCCTGCTGGAGCCACGCCGGCGGGCGGAACGGGCCCTGGTCGCCGTGGTGCAGGAGGCTTATGTGCAGGGGGTCAGCACCCGGAAGGTCGACGACCTGGTCCGGGCCTTGGGCCTGGACGGCATCAGCAAGAGCGAGGTGTCGCGACTCTGCGCGGAACTGGACGAGCGGATGGAGCGCTTCCGCAACCGTCCCCTGGAAGGCGAGTACCCCTACGTTTGGCTCGACGCCAAGCCGATCAAGGTGCGGCAGGACCACCGGGTGGTGAACATGGCCGCGGTCATCGCCGTCGGGGTGAAGCGAACCGGGGAGCGCGAGGTGCTGGGCTTTGACGTGGGCGCCGCCGAGACGTACGAGTTCTGGCTCGCGTTTCTCCGCAGCCTGGTGGCCCGCGGGCTCAAGGGTGTTCGCCTCGTCATCTCCGATGCCCATGAGGGGCTCAAGCGCGCCATCAGCGAGGTGCTGGCGGGCGCCAGCTGGCAACGGTGCCGCGTGCACTTCATGCGGAACCTGCTGGCCCGGGTGCCCAAGCACGCCCAGCCGATGGTGGCGGCCCTGGTGCGGACGATCTTCGCCCAGCCCGACCTGGAGTCCGCCCGGGAGCAGCTGGAACACGTGGCAGCCAACCTGGACCGGCGATTCCCCCAGGCCGCCGCTCTGCTTCGGGATGCAATGGAGGACGTGCTGGCGTACATGGCCTTCCCGACCGAGCACTGGCGGCGGATCCACTCGACCAACGTTCTGGAGCGGCTGAATCGGGAACTGGCCCGGCGCTGCGACGTGGTGGGGATCTTCCCGAACATGGCCGCCGCCATCCGCCTGTTGGGAGCTCTTCTCGAGGAGCAACAGGACGAATGGCTGGTGTCCCGGCGGTACTTCAGCCTGGAGTCGATGGCCAAGATTGACGCGTGTACATCACATGAGGCTACGCGGCTCCATGAAACCGAAGCAACCCTGAAGGTGCTGGCCATGTAAGGCGTTCAAACCCGAGGGGAGCGCAAATCACACCACTTGACGGGACGTGACCTATGTCCCTCATCATAGACCAAGCG
The sequence above is drawn from the Thermaerobacter sp. FW80 genome and encodes:
- a CDS encoding IS256 family transposase, with the protein product MSRIPPSQQLAELARQLAAQAREGTEVEDLTHALVRLGARKLIQELLEAEVTELLGRGRYERREPGQEGARNGYKPRTLRCAEGRLEIDVPQVRGMEGLCQPTLWRALKRRTDVLERLVVEMYARGLSTRDIEDALAELAGSEAPLLSRSTVSRITEALHEEFEAFAQRDLSGLDVVYLFADAIYESLRRQAGCREGILVTWAILSDGSKVLVHLSLGNKERYEDWLEHFRDLVRRGLKTPLTVTTDGAPGLIQAVEAMWPEAERIRCWVHKMRNVLDKVPEEARPVLKPYLEAIRDAPDIEQGRRLVAEVVERFGREYPSAMRSLQEDLEASLAHLRLPAAHRKHVRTTNLVERSFEEERRRAKVIPRFRSERECLKLVFAVLWRASERWRRVQFSEHERKQLERYIEERQRQRAAQKEVSPAATVA
- a CDS encoding IS256 family transposase; the encoded protein is MALLELLRKHQGEPEADALREGLRWLAQQLMELEVSELVGAQRYERTETRKTYRNGYRSRPWDTRVGTIELRIPKLRQGSYFPSLLEPRRRAERALVAVVQEAYVQGVSTRKVDDLVRALGLDGISKSEVSRLCAELDERMERFRNRPLEGEYPYVWLDAKPIKVRQDHRVVNMAAVIAVGVKRTGEREVLGFDVGAAETYEFWLAFLRSLVARGLKGVRLVISDAHEGLKRAISEVLAGASWQRCRVHFMRNLLARVPKHAQPMVAALVRTIFAQPDLESAREQLEHVAANLDRRFPQAAALLRDAMEDVLAYMAFPTEHWRRIHSTNVLERLNRELARRCDVVGIFPNMAAAIRLLGALLEEQQDEWLVSRRYFSLESMAKIDACTSHEATRLHETEATLKVLAM